Part of the Campylobacter sp. CNRCH_2014_0184h genome is shown below.
TAATATTGAGCCTTTTCAAAAGCTTTTTTAAATGCAAGATCATATAAATCTTCTTTATTTGCTTCTAAAATAGCCTCATCAAAACCAGCTTGCAAAGCTTTGGTGTTAAAAGAAATTAAAGTATTAGTAGTGCTAATACTTTCTATATCTTTTATAAGATTTTCATAGTCTTTATTTTTGTTTTGCGGGATTTGACAAGCAAAATTAGAGTGCAATCTATATCCATTTAGCGTTTTTACTCCTTGATAGTAATTATAACTTGGTTCTAAAGTATAACTTCCACCTTTGCAATAATTTTCTTTAGCAATACGATCTGAGATTTCTTTAAATGTTTTAGCAATATGATTTTTTTCTTCACTAGAAACAATGGTTTTTTTACTAAGTTCTTCGCTAGCACTAAAATTTAAAGTAGCATTAAAGATATTTGGCATGATTTCATTAGATACTTCTATGCTTCTTGAAAATTCTATATTTTGTTTATCGTGATTTTTTAAGCCTAAAAATTCAGTGTTAAAAACTACTCCTAGTACGAATAATACCAAACAAAGTAGTCCTAAGCCTAAGCCTTTTAAAAAACTTTTCATTTTTGCTCCTTTTTAAAAAATATTTTTTATTTTAACATAAAGCCTTTAAGAATAGATTGTATAATTTTTTTAAAAATAAAGAAAGTCTTAATGCAAAAAATTCATAAAAGTATTTTAAAATGGTATGAACAAAATGGCAGGAAAAACCTTCCTTGGCGTATTTTACACGAAGAGTATAGAAAATATGGTAGCGAGGATGATTTAAAAAAACTAAAAAATATTGATATTGCTTATGCTGTTTATGTTAGTGAGATTATGCTTCAGCAAACTCAGGTAAAAAGTGTTTTGCAAAATTATTATTTTCAGTTTTTAGCTAAATTTCCTTCTTTAAAAGTACTTTCTATGGCAAGTGAAGATGAGGTTTTAAAAGCTTGGCAAGGACTTGGGTATTATACTAGAGCTAGAAATATGTACAAAT
Proteins encoded:
- a CDS encoding SIMPL domain-containing protein, producing MKSFLKGLGLGLLCLVLFVLGVVFNTEFLGLKNHDKQNIEFSRSIEVSNEIMPNIFNATLNFSASEELSKKTIVSSEEKNHIAKTFKEISDRIAKENYCKGGSYTLEPSYNYYQGVKTLNGYRLHSNFACQIPQNKNKDYENLIKDIESISTTNTLISFNTKALQAGFDEAILEANKEDLYDLAFKKAFEKAQYYSKTLAKTCVIKNIHFDSCNIKHNAPSLAASADSVVLPIIKSEKQNLRANVLFICQ